CGCTTTGAAAGTTTTTTCCCTAAACTAGATATTGTTGACTTTTCGACGATTCATAGCTTAGCTTTTGAAATTGCCAGAAAATATTTTAGGAAAAATAAAATAAAGTATCAATTGATTGAAGGCAGTAAAAATCAAGATAAAAGGCACATATTAAGAGATATCTTTAAGAGTCTAGTTAAAGAAAATATCACAGAAGATCAAATGGAAGAGTTGTTAACATATATTAGCTATATTAAAAATAAACTTATTCATACTGATCAATGGAGCGATGTTGAGTGCAATATTAAACAGGCTCATAAAATAATGGCTAAATACGAAGCGTTTAAAAATAATAGCGACGTTTTATTGTTGGATTATGATGATTTGTTGATTTATGCTAATAAAGCGTTAGATGATGATGAAATTTTAAAATATTATCAAAATTTATATGATTATGTATTAACTGATGAAAGTCAAGATACTTCTTTAGTACAGCATTATATTATTGAAAAAATGGTACAGAAACACGGAAATTTATGTGTTGTTGCGGATGATGATCAAGCTATTTACAGTTGGCGCGGGGCTGAACCGGCTTACTTAATGGAATTTAAAAAAGTATATCCTGAGGCAAGTGTTTTGTATATGGAACAAAATTATCGCTCTTCTAAAGATATTGTCACTGTGGCGAATTCTTTTATAAAATGGAACAAGAATCGTTATGAAAAGAATATGTTTACGGAAAATGATTTTTATAAACCGATAGTAATTAAAAAGCTGTCTGATTATAAAAGACAAGCAAAATATTTGATAGATGCAATCAGTAATAGTGAGGCTGGGGTAGCAATCTTATACCGCAATAATTCATCATCAATAATTTTGGTTAATGAGCTGGAGATAGCCGGTATTTCTTTTTATATTAAAGATGATGATAAAAAGTTTTTCAAGCATTGGGTGGTTGAAGATGTTTTAAATTTTATGCGATTAGCGTATTTGAATAGAAGTGTCACTGTGTTTGAAAGAATATACACAAAAATAAATGGCTATATTACCAATAGGCAGATGGAACAATTAAAATCAATCAATAATAATGAATCAGTGTTTATTAACTTACTGAATAATATCCAACTGGAAAGCTATCAATATAAATATATCCAAGAATGCCAAGATATTTTTCTCAAACTGAAAGAGATGAAGCCGATTAGTATTATTTATACTATTAGACATAGACTGGGCTATGAAAAAGCGTTAGAGCGAATTTGTTCTAGGTTAGGTTTTAAAAAAGAATATTTGCTGGGAATATTGAATACGCTGGAGGAAATTGCTGAAGGTATTAATACTATGGAAGAGTTTGTAGGCAGACTGAATTATTTGGAAAGTGTTATTAAAACTGCAAAAAATAATAGGACGGCGAAGGTGACTTTATCTACCTTTCATAGCGCTAAAGGGCTGGAGTTTGAAAATGTTTATATGATTGATTTGCTGGAGGGGATAATTCCGGCAACAACCGATATTGAACAATATAACAAAGGCAAAGAAAAAGCTATTGAAGAAGCTAGAAGGTTGTTTTATGTTGGTATGACCAGAGCTAAGAATAAGCTAGAGCTAATTAGTTATGAGAAGCGTGATAATGAGAAGGTTTTTGAGTCACAATTTGTTACAGCAGTACGCAAAATAGTTAATCCACAAGAAATTGCTAATAGTAGGCTTAAAAATATGTCTTTAGCGAAAAAGAAGAATGATATAATGGTAAATCCAAACGGAATTAAGAACATCGCTGATTTAAAAGTAGGAAATAATATAAAACATGCTAAGTTTGGAGTCGGAAAGATTATTGCTATTACTAATAGTGATATCGAAATTGATTTTTACGGTAATACTAAAAAATTACTATTGGAAGTGTGTCTTAATAAAGGTTTTTTGGAATTGGAAGAAATGTAATAAAGGAGCTCTTTGCTTATGCAAAGAGCTCCTTTATTACATTGTATAGATTAAAAAAGTATTGCGTGAATCTTGGTGATAGTTTGGTTCGATTTTTATTTCTTGTAGTAGTGAGAATGCGGTGTTTTCAAGGTGGTTAATATAATCAATGTCAGGGTAATAGAGGATTAAAGTTATCGGACGAGGTGTTGTTTGGACTGAGTTTATAATATTATTAAGGACTTTTTGAAATATTTGCACCGAAAAAGGGTTGAAGAAATAAAAAATATTTTCTTGAGAGTTAATTTCATATTCTTCAGCAAAGCAATTTTCAAATGAAATAAAGGACAATTGTTTTTTATGCTTGGCTTGATAAGTTGTTTTATTAATTTGCGCTTGTTGATAAAAAAACGAATTCATTTCAATACCAACGGTATGACATTTAGCGTAATAATTAAAATAAAAATTTAAGCGACCTTTACCACAGCCGAAGTCAACAATGGTATCAGTGGGTTTAAATTTATAGTTGTGTAAAAGCGTAGTTAAAACATTATAAGATGTTGCTTCATATCGATTATAGTGATAGTCTTTGTTAAATATTTTTTGTTCGCCGGTTGTTTTGATATTTAATATTTTTTCATAAGCTTGTTCGTCCATAAAACCTCGCTAATAATTTTTTGACTATTTAAAAACTGTTAGAATTATTATAATTGTTACAACTCAATTTTGAAATAGCATAAGCAAAGATTGCTGTTAGCAATGCGGGTAAGATCCAACCAAAACCTTGATTATAAAGTGGTAATATTTGTTCTAAAAATTTATTGATTGCTGTTATATTTAAGCCGATTACATTAATTGCTTCAATTAAGCCCATAATAACGGTAACTCCAACAGATAATTGATATACTAAGCGAGAAATTTTAATGAAGTTATTAAATAAGGCTAGTGCTATTAAAACAATGACTATTGGATAGAGGAATACCAGTACTGGGATTGAAATAGAAATTAGGTTAGTAAGTCCAACGTTAGCAACAAAGCAAGAAAAGACAGCAATTATTAAAACCCAATTTTTATAACTTACTCTAGGGAAAAGACCATTGAAGAAATTTGCCCCTGAACACATTAACCCAATACTAGTGGTTAAGCATGCTAAGATAAAAGCTATTGCTAAAATTATATTACCAAAGGTTCCAAAATAGTAATTGGCAGCCCATGATAAAATTTCACCACCGTTTTGTGCTAATCCAGTTACCTCAACGCTAGTTGCGCCAAGATACGCTAAAGAGATGTAGATGGCGCTTAAACATGAGGCGGCAATGAGGC
Above is a genomic segment from Negativicutes bacterium containing:
- a CDS encoding ATP-dependent helicase, whose product is MIMLNKESAFWQSTATIKLNEVQKQAVAMTEGALLLLAAPGSGKTTTMIMKIGYLITVKGVTADKIKAVTFSRAAAWEMKKRFESFFPKLDIVDFSTIHSLAFEIARKYFRKNKIKYQLIEGSKNQDKRHILRDIFKSLVKENITEDQMEELLTYISYIKNKLIHTDQWSDVECNIKQAHKIMAKYEAFKNNSDVLLLDYDDLLIYANKALDDDEILKYYQNLYDYVLTDESQDTSLVQHYIIEKMVQKHGNLCVVADDDQAIYSWRGAEPAYLMEFKKVYPEASVLYMEQNYRSSKDIVTVANSFIKWNKNRYEKNMFTENDFYKPIVIKKLSDYKRQAKYLIDAISNSEAGVAILYRNNSSSIILVNELEIAGISFYIKDDDKKFFKHWVVEDVLNFMRLAYLNRSVTVFERIYTKINGYITNRQMEQLKSINNNESVFINLLNNIQLESYQYKYIQECQDIFLKLKEMKPISIIYTIRHRLGYEKALERICSRLGFKKEYLLGILNTLEEIAEGINTMEEFVGRLNYLESVIKTAKNNRTAKVTLSTFHSAKGLEFENVYMIDLLEGIIPATTDIEQYNKGKEKAIEEARRLFYVGMTRAKNKLELISYEKRDNEKVFESQFVTAVRKIVNPQEIANSRLKNMSLAKKKNDIMVNPNGIKNIADLKVGNNIKHAKFGVGKIIAITNSDIEIDFYGNTKKLLLEVCLNKGFLELEEM
- a CDS encoding methyltransferase, yielding MDEQAYEKILNIKTTGEQKIFNKDYHYNRYEATSYNVLTTLLHNYKFKPTDTIVDFGCGKGRLNFYFNYYAKCHTVGIEMNSFFYQQAQINKTTYQAKHKKQLSFISFENCFAEEYEINSQENIFYFFNPFSVQIFQKVLNNIINSVQTTPRPITLILYYPDIDYINHLENTAFSLLQEIKIEPNYHQDSRNTFLIYTM